In the genome of Raphanus sativus cultivar WK10039 chromosome 4, ASM80110v3, whole genome shotgun sequence, one region contains:
- the LOC130511638 gene encoding uncharacterized protein LOC130511638 isoform X3 has protein sequence MQRTLSLAAAKSPSSTSPLSLRPLMAKLQLQSRTIQSFPALSSSSSVVRIDKAYRNVCQLQFRRESASCFKLACALPSIGSVSYAAAHWSGSSLRSFGSSYRTFPGRYFSQVPNTGNKYKIVKKKRKKHEVLASSEVEAVTFAEPVSSGIKVDLSTAASPAKNGKKVSTVKPKRQPKSKKVEDESSSTVLVLEEVSLGESLKTVPKPKHSGSGNRKSSSPKKKLAKDPTVEEPKSSALSNSKSAEGSNPTASKAKQASPVKTKRQPKSMKVDDKSSSAVQVLEEVSVEESSKSVPKAKRSGSGNRKSSSAKDAAKTLIEEGPKSSSPSAKANKSPKQKQVPQAQPMQNRIEHRGQNASKPLFPPSGKSVIVVESITKAKVIQGYLGEMYEVLPSYGHIRDLASRSGSVRPDDDFSMVWEVPSSAWTHIKSIKVALNGAENLILASDPDREGEAIAWHIIEMLQQQGALHESMTVARVVFHEITESAIKTALQSPREIDGDLVHAYLARRALDYLIGFNISPLLWRKLPGCPSAGRVQSAALALICDRESEIDGFKPQEYWTVGIKVQGKDSSSTVSAHLTSLNSKKLNQLSISSEADAQEIEQRIRSEGFLVKGIKKSTTRRNPPTPYITSTLQQDAANKLHFSSAYTMKLAQKLYEGLQLSDGKSAGLITYMRTDGLHIADEAIKDIQSLVAERYGENFTSDGPRKYFKKVKNAQEAHEAIRPTNIRRLPSTIASLLDADSLKLYTLIWSRAMACQMEPASVVQIQVDIGNASESIIFRSSCSKVDFLGYQAVYEDPEAKAIKTKDDEKSSEREQTFETLSLMKDGDLLHIDEVELKQHHTQHPPRYSEGSLIKKLEELGIGRPSTYASIFKVLQDRKYLTIKSRVLYPEFRGRMVSAFLTNYFTEVTDYSFTADMETELDNVSGGVTEWKGLLRDYWTRFSAYCKRVESVQIQQVEKMLEKKYEDFLFSSLPDPTRTCPSCSEGTLIFKVSKFGTGYFIGCDGYPSCKFIAKTLYGEDEDEDDSPRNTCVEEPKLLGLHPNTNEKVILKCGPYGYYVQLGEDKKGHLPKRANAAHIKDVNSMTLEGALELLRYPLTLGTHPEDGQPVTLKLSKSGFTVRHRRTMATVPKNTEPSEVTLERAMKLLSGKNVRLCGRPKRIKPTVDEELEEDEVVEAM, from the exons ATGCAGAGAACGCTCTCACTCGCGGCTGCTAAGTCTCCTTCTTCGACTTCACCTCTGTCTCTTCGTCCTCTCATGGCTAAG ttgcAGTTGCAGAGCAGGACAATTCAGAGTTTCCCGGCcttatcttcttcctcttcagtAGTTAGAATCGATAAAGCCTATAGAAATGTATGCCAGCTTCAGTTTAGAAGAGAGAGCGCAAGTTGCTTTAAGCTAGCTTGCGCACTTCCTTCGATCGGTTCCGTTAGTTATGCTGCTGCACATTGGAGCGGTTCAAGCTTGAGGTCTTTTGGAAGTAGTTACAGAACGTTTCCTGGGAGATATTTTTCTCAAGTCCCTAATACTGGGAATAAGTATAAGATCGTCAAGAAGAAGCGGAAGAAGCATGAGGTTTTGGCTTCTTCAGAAGTTGAAGCTGTGACTTTTGCTGAACCGGTTAGTAGTGGCATCAAGGTGGACTTATCAACTGCAGCTTCACCTGCTAAAAACGGTAAGAAAGTCTCTACTGTCAAACCAAAACGGCAGCCAAAGAGCAAGAAAGTCGAAGATGAATCTTCTTCAACGGTCTTGGTTTTGGAGGAGGTCTCTTTAGGAGAGAGTTTGAAGACTGTTCCCAAACCAAAACATTCTGGTTCTGGAAATCGAAAATCTTCATCTCCTAag AAGAAGTTGGCAAAAGATCCCACTGTTGAGGAGCCCAAAAGTTCTGCTCTATCAAATTCCAAGTCAGCGGAAGGAAGCAATCCCACTGCTAGCAAAGCTAAGCAAGCCTCTCCTGTCAAAACTAAACGGCAGCCAAAGAGCATGAAAGTGGATGACAAATCTTCTTCAGCAGTACAAGTTTTGGAGGAGGTCTCTGTAGAAGAGAGTTCAAAAAGCGTTCCCAAGGCAAAACGTTCTGGTTCTGGAAATCGGAAGTCTTCATCTGCTAAG GATGCGGCAAAAACTCTCATTGAGGAAGGGCCCAAAAGTTCTTCTCCATCAGCAAAAGCAAACAAATCACCAAAACAGAAGCAGGTTCCTCAAGCTCAACCCATGCAAAACAGAATAGAGCATCGAGGTCAAAATGCTTCTAAACCACTTTTTCCACCAAGTGGAAAATCTGTTATTGTCGTTGAGTCAATCACGAAAGCAAAGGTTATTCAGGGTTATCTTGGTGAAATGTACGAGGTTTTGCCAAGTTATGGTCATATCAGAGACCTGGCCTCAAGGTCTGGTTCAGTGAGGCCAGATGACGATTTTAGCATGGTTTGGGAAGTTCCATCTTCCGCCTGGACTCATATTAAGAGCATAAAGGTGGCACTAAATGG AGCTGAAAATCTGATTCTTGCATCGGATCCAGATCGTGAAGGAGAGGCCATTGCCTGGCACATCATTGAGATGTTGCAGCAGCAAGGTGCTTTACATGAGAGTATGACAGTTGCAAGGGTTGTTTTTCATGAGATAACTGAGTCAGCCATAAAAACTGCACTTCAATCCCCACGAGAAATTGATGGGGACTTGGTACACGCCTATCTCGCACGGCGTGCTCTTGATTATCTAATCGGATTCAATATTTCACCACTGCTTTGGAGGAAACTTCCGGGTTGCCCGTCAGCTGGGCGAGTCCAGTCTGCTGCTTTGGCTCTTATATGTGATAGAGAAAGTGAAATTGACGGATTTAAACCTCAGGAGTACTGGACTGTGGGGATCAAAGTGCAAGGGAAAGATAGTTCATCCACCGTTTCAGCTCACTTGACCAGTTTAAACTCAAAAAAGTTAAATCAGCTTTCTATCAGCTCTGAAGCAGATGCACAGGAGATTGAGCAAAGGATCAGATCAGAAGGTTTTCTAGTGAAGGGCATTAAGAAAAGCACTACACGGAGAAATCCACCAACTCCATATATAACATCAACGCTCCAGCAGGATGCTGCTAACAAATTGCATTTTTCATCAGCATATACCATGAAG CTTGCTCAAAAACTATACGAAGGTCTCCAACTGTCTGATGGTAAATCAGCTGGTCTTATAACATACATGCGGACAGATGGTTTACAT ATAGCTGATGAAGCTATTAAAGATATACAGTCCTTGGTAGCAGAAAG GTATGGGGAGAATTTTACATCAGATGGTCCtcgtaaatattttaaaaaggttaAGAACGCTCAGGAGGCCCATGAAGCTATTAGACCTACCAATATACGTAGATTACCTT CGACGATTGCTAGTCTGCTTGATGCGGATTCTCTAAAATTATATACCTTGATATGGTCACGAGCTATGGCATGTCAGATGGAGCCTGCTTCTGTTGTGCAG ATACAAGTTGATATTGGAAATGCCTCTGAATCCATTATCTTCAGATCGTCATGCTCAAAAGTCGATTTTCTTGGATACCAGGCAGTTTACGAG GACCCTGAAGCTAAGGCAATCAAAACCAAAGACGATGAAAAGAGTAGTGAGCGGGAGCAAACTTTTGAAACTCTCAGTTTGATGAAG GATGGGGATCTGCTACACATTGATGAAGTGGAGCTCAAGCAGCACCATACTCAGCACCCACCACGCTATTCCGAAGGGTCACTG ATTAAAAAGCTGGAGGAGCTCGGCATAGGTAGACCCTCGACGTATGCAtctatatttaaagttttacaG GACAGAAAGTACCTAACAATAAAGAGCCGAGTCCTGTACCCGGAGTTCCGTGGGAGGATG GTTTCAGCTTTTCTTACCAACTACTTCACTGAGGTCACAGACTATAGTTTTACTGCTGATATGGAGACTGAG CTTGATAACGTTTCTGGTGGCGTAACTGAATGGAAAGGTCTCCTAAGAGACTACTGGACACGATTCAGCGCGTATTGTAAACGTGTTGAAAGTGTCCAAATCCAACAG GTGGAAAAGatgttggaaaaaaaatacGAGGACTTTCTGTTTTCTTCCCTTCCCGATCCTACCAGGACTTGCCCGAG TTGTTCGGAAGGCACCTTAATTTTCAAAGTTAGCAAGTTTGGTACGGGATATTTCATCGGTTGTGATGGCTACCCTTCGTGCAA ATTCATTGCCAAAACACTTTATGGagaggatgaagatgaagatgattcTCCAAGGAATACCTGCGTAGAAGAGCCCAAATTGCTGGGTCTTCATCCCAATACCAATGAGAAG GTTATTTTAAAGTGCGGCCCCTATGGGTATTATGTACAGCTTGGTGAGGACAAGAAAGGGCACTTACCAAAACGAGCAAATGCAGCCCAT ATAAAGGATGTAAACTCTATGACACTTGAAGGTGCTCTCGAGCTATTACGCTATCCTCTGACACTG GGAACCCACCCTGAAGATGGGCAGCCTGTGACCTTGAAGCTTAGTAAATCTGGATTTACGGTTCGACATCGCCGCACAATGGCTACTGTTCCAAAG AACACTGAACCAAGTGAGGTTACTTTAGAGAGAGCAATGAAACTCTTGTCTGGCAAAAATGTGAGATTGTGTGGCAGACCTAAGAGGATCAAGCCAACAGTAGATGAGGAAttagaagaagatgaagttgtGGAGGCGATGTAA
- the LOC130511638 gene encoding uncharacterized protein LOC130511638 isoform X1, whose product MQRTLSLAAAKSPSSTSPLSLRPLMAKLQLQSRTIQSFPALSSSSSVVRIDKAYRNVCQLQFRRESASCFKLACALPSIGSVSYAAAHWSGSSLRSFGSSYRTFPGRYFSQVPNTGNKYKIVKKKRKKHEVLASSEVEAVTFAEPVSSGIKVDLSTAASPAKNGKKVSTVKPKRQPKSKKVEDESSSTVLVLEEVSLGESLKTVPKPKHSGSGNRKSSSPKKKLAKDPTVEEPKSSALSNSKSAEGSNPTASKAKQASPVKTKRQPKSMKVDDKSSSAVQVLEEVSVEESSKSVPKAKRSGSGNRKSSSAKKDAAKTLIEEGPKSSSPSAKANKSPKQKQVPQAQPMQNRIEHRGQNASKPLFPPSGKSVIVVESITKAKVIQGYLGEMYEVLPSYGHIRDLASRSGSVRPDDDFSMVWEVPSSAWTHIKSIKVALNGAENLILASDPDREGEAIAWHIIEMLQQQGALHESMTVARVVFHEITESAIKTALQSPREIDGDLVHAYLARRALDYLIGFNISPLLWRKLPGCPSAGRVQSAALALICDRESEIDGFKPQEYWTVGIKVQGKDSSSTVSAHLTSLNSKKLNQLSISSEADAQEIEQRIRSEGFLVKGIKKSTTRRNPPTPYITSTLQQDAANKLHFSSAYTMKLAQKLYEGLQLSDGKSAGLITYMRTDGLHIADEAIKDIQSLVAERYGENFTSDGPRKYFKKVKNAQEAHEAIRPTNIRRLPSTIASLLDADSLKLYTLIWSRAMACQMEPASVVQIQVDIGNASESIIFRSSCSKVDFLGYQAVYEDPEAKAIKTKDDEKSSEREQTFETLSLMKDGDLLHIDEVELKQHHTQHPPRYSEGSLIKKLEELGIGRPSTYASIFKVLQDRKYLTIKSRVLYPEFRGRMVSAFLTNYFTEVTDYSFTADMETELDNVSGGVTEWKGLLRDYWTRFSAYCKRVESVQIQQVEKMLEKKYEDFLFSSLPDPTRTCPSCSEGTLIFKVSKFGTGYFIGCDGYPSCKFIAKTLYGEDEDEDDSPRNTCVEEPKLLGLHPNTNEKVILKCGPYGYYVQLGEDKKGHLPKRANAAHIKDVNSMTLEGALELLRYPLTLGTHPEDGQPVTLKLSKSGFTVRHRRTMATVPKNTEPSEVTLERAMKLLSGKNVRLCGRPKRIKPTVDEELEEDEVVEAM is encoded by the exons ATGCAGAGAACGCTCTCACTCGCGGCTGCTAAGTCTCCTTCTTCGACTTCACCTCTGTCTCTTCGTCCTCTCATGGCTAAG ttgcAGTTGCAGAGCAGGACAATTCAGAGTTTCCCGGCcttatcttcttcctcttcagtAGTTAGAATCGATAAAGCCTATAGAAATGTATGCCAGCTTCAGTTTAGAAGAGAGAGCGCAAGTTGCTTTAAGCTAGCTTGCGCACTTCCTTCGATCGGTTCCGTTAGTTATGCTGCTGCACATTGGAGCGGTTCAAGCTTGAGGTCTTTTGGAAGTAGTTACAGAACGTTTCCTGGGAGATATTTTTCTCAAGTCCCTAATACTGGGAATAAGTATAAGATCGTCAAGAAGAAGCGGAAGAAGCATGAGGTTTTGGCTTCTTCAGAAGTTGAAGCTGTGACTTTTGCTGAACCGGTTAGTAGTGGCATCAAGGTGGACTTATCAACTGCAGCTTCACCTGCTAAAAACGGTAAGAAAGTCTCTACTGTCAAACCAAAACGGCAGCCAAAGAGCAAGAAAGTCGAAGATGAATCTTCTTCAACGGTCTTGGTTTTGGAGGAGGTCTCTTTAGGAGAGAGTTTGAAGACTGTTCCCAAACCAAAACATTCTGGTTCTGGAAATCGAAAATCTTCATCTCCTAag AAGAAGTTGGCAAAAGATCCCACTGTTGAGGAGCCCAAAAGTTCTGCTCTATCAAATTCCAAGTCAGCGGAAGGAAGCAATCCCACTGCTAGCAAAGCTAAGCAAGCCTCTCCTGTCAAAACTAAACGGCAGCCAAAGAGCATGAAAGTGGATGACAAATCTTCTTCAGCAGTACAAGTTTTGGAGGAGGTCTCTGTAGAAGAGAGTTCAAAAAGCGTTCCCAAGGCAAAACGTTCTGGTTCTGGAAATCGGAAGTCTTCATCTGCTAAG AAGGATGCGGCAAAAACTCTCATTGAGGAAGGGCCCAAAAGTTCTTCTCCATCAGCAAAAGCAAACAAATCACCAAAACAGAAGCAGGTTCCTCAAGCTCAACCCATGCAAAACAGAATAGAGCATCGAGGTCAAAATGCTTCTAAACCACTTTTTCCACCAAGTGGAAAATCTGTTATTGTCGTTGAGTCAATCACGAAAGCAAAGGTTATTCAGGGTTATCTTGGTGAAATGTACGAGGTTTTGCCAAGTTATGGTCATATCAGAGACCTGGCCTCAAGGTCTGGTTCAGTGAGGCCAGATGACGATTTTAGCATGGTTTGGGAAGTTCCATCTTCCGCCTGGACTCATATTAAGAGCATAAAGGTGGCACTAAATGG AGCTGAAAATCTGATTCTTGCATCGGATCCAGATCGTGAAGGAGAGGCCATTGCCTGGCACATCATTGAGATGTTGCAGCAGCAAGGTGCTTTACATGAGAGTATGACAGTTGCAAGGGTTGTTTTTCATGAGATAACTGAGTCAGCCATAAAAACTGCACTTCAATCCCCACGAGAAATTGATGGGGACTTGGTACACGCCTATCTCGCACGGCGTGCTCTTGATTATCTAATCGGATTCAATATTTCACCACTGCTTTGGAGGAAACTTCCGGGTTGCCCGTCAGCTGGGCGAGTCCAGTCTGCTGCTTTGGCTCTTATATGTGATAGAGAAAGTGAAATTGACGGATTTAAACCTCAGGAGTACTGGACTGTGGGGATCAAAGTGCAAGGGAAAGATAGTTCATCCACCGTTTCAGCTCACTTGACCAGTTTAAACTCAAAAAAGTTAAATCAGCTTTCTATCAGCTCTGAAGCAGATGCACAGGAGATTGAGCAAAGGATCAGATCAGAAGGTTTTCTAGTGAAGGGCATTAAGAAAAGCACTACACGGAGAAATCCACCAACTCCATATATAACATCAACGCTCCAGCAGGATGCTGCTAACAAATTGCATTTTTCATCAGCATATACCATGAAG CTTGCTCAAAAACTATACGAAGGTCTCCAACTGTCTGATGGTAAATCAGCTGGTCTTATAACATACATGCGGACAGATGGTTTACAT ATAGCTGATGAAGCTATTAAAGATATACAGTCCTTGGTAGCAGAAAG GTATGGGGAGAATTTTACATCAGATGGTCCtcgtaaatattttaaaaaggttaAGAACGCTCAGGAGGCCCATGAAGCTATTAGACCTACCAATATACGTAGATTACCTT CGACGATTGCTAGTCTGCTTGATGCGGATTCTCTAAAATTATATACCTTGATATGGTCACGAGCTATGGCATGTCAGATGGAGCCTGCTTCTGTTGTGCAG ATACAAGTTGATATTGGAAATGCCTCTGAATCCATTATCTTCAGATCGTCATGCTCAAAAGTCGATTTTCTTGGATACCAGGCAGTTTACGAG GACCCTGAAGCTAAGGCAATCAAAACCAAAGACGATGAAAAGAGTAGTGAGCGGGAGCAAACTTTTGAAACTCTCAGTTTGATGAAG GATGGGGATCTGCTACACATTGATGAAGTGGAGCTCAAGCAGCACCATACTCAGCACCCACCACGCTATTCCGAAGGGTCACTG ATTAAAAAGCTGGAGGAGCTCGGCATAGGTAGACCCTCGACGTATGCAtctatatttaaagttttacaG GACAGAAAGTACCTAACAATAAAGAGCCGAGTCCTGTACCCGGAGTTCCGTGGGAGGATG GTTTCAGCTTTTCTTACCAACTACTTCACTGAGGTCACAGACTATAGTTTTACTGCTGATATGGAGACTGAG CTTGATAACGTTTCTGGTGGCGTAACTGAATGGAAAGGTCTCCTAAGAGACTACTGGACACGATTCAGCGCGTATTGTAAACGTGTTGAAAGTGTCCAAATCCAACAG GTGGAAAAGatgttggaaaaaaaatacGAGGACTTTCTGTTTTCTTCCCTTCCCGATCCTACCAGGACTTGCCCGAG TTGTTCGGAAGGCACCTTAATTTTCAAAGTTAGCAAGTTTGGTACGGGATATTTCATCGGTTGTGATGGCTACCCTTCGTGCAA ATTCATTGCCAAAACACTTTATGGagaggatgaagatgaagatgattcTCCAAGGAATACCTGCGTAGAAGAGCCCAAATTGCTGGGTCTTCATCCCAATACCAATGAGAAG GTTATTTTAAAGTGCGGCCCCTATGGGTATTATGTACAGCTTGGTGAGGACAAGAAAGGGCACTTACCAAAACGAGCAAATGCAGCCCAT ATAAAGGATGTAAACTCTATGACACTTGAAGGTGCTCTCGAGCTATTACGCTATCCTCTGACACTG GGAACCCACCCTGAAGATGGGCAGCCTGTGACCTTGAAGCTTAGTAAATCTGGATTTACGGTTCGACATCGCCGCACAATGGCTACTGTTCCAAAG AACACTGAACCAAGTGAGGTTACTTTAGAGAGAGCAATGAAACTCTTGTCTGGCAAAAATGTGAGATTGTGTGGCAGACCTAAGAGGATCAAGCCAACAGTAGATGAGGAAttagaagaagatgaagttgtGGAGGCGATGTAA
- the LOC130511638 gene encoding uncharacterized protein LOC130511638 isoform X2 — translation MQRTLSLAAAKSPSSTSPLSLRPLMAKLQLQSRTIQSFPALSSSSSVVRIDKAYRNVCQLQFRRESASCFKLACALPSIGSVSYAAAHWSGSSLRSFGSSYRTFPGRYFSQVPNTGNKYKIVKKKRKKHEVLASSEVEAVTFAEPVSSGIKVDLSTAASPAKNGKKVSTVKPKRQPKSKKVEDESSSTVLVLEEVSLGESLKTVPKPKHSGSGNRKSSSPKKLAKDPTVEEPKSSALSNSKSAEGSNPTASKAKQASPVKTKRQPKSMKVDDKSSSAVQVLEEVSVEESSKSVPKAKRSGSGNRKSSSAKKDAAKTLIEEGPKSSSPSAKANKSPKQKQVPQAQPMQNRIEHRGQNASKPLFPPSGKSVIVVESITKAKVIQGYLGEMYEVLPSYGHIRDLASRSGSVRPDDDFSMVWEVPSSAWTHIKSIKVALNGAENLILASDPDREGEAIAWHIIEMLQQQGALHESMTVARVVFHEITESAIKTALQSPREIDGDLVHAYLARRALDYLIGFNISPLLWRKLPGCPSAGRVQSAALALICDRESEIDGFKPQEYWTVGIKVQGKDSSSTVSAHLTSLNSKKLNQLSISSEADAQEIEQRIRSEGFLVKGIKKSTTRRNPPTPYITSTLQQDAANKLHFSSAYTMKLAQKLYEGLQLSDGKSAGLITYMRTDGLHIADEAIKDIQSLVAERYGENFTSDGPRKYFKKVKNAQEAHEAIRPTNIRRLPSTIASLLDADSLKLYTLIWSRAMACQMEPASVVQIQVDIGNASESIIFRSSCSKVDFLGYQAVYEDPEAKAIKTKDDEKSSEREQTFETLSLMKDGDLLHIDEVELKQHHTQHPPRYSEGSLIKKLEELGIGRPSTYASIFKVLQDRKYLTIKSRVLYPEFRGRMVSAFLTNYFTEVTDYSFTADMETELDNVSGGVTEWKGLLRDYWTRFSAYCKRVESVQIQQVEKMLEKKYEDFLFSSLPDPTRTCPSCSEGTLIFKVSKFGTGYFIGCDGYPSCKFIAKTLYGEDEDEDDSPRNTCVEEPKLLGLHPNTNEKVILKCGPYGYYVQLGEDKKGHLPKRANAAHIKDVNSMTLEGALELLRYPLTLGTHPEDGQPVTLKLSKSGFTVRHRRTMATVPKNTEPSEVTLERAMKLLSGKNVRLCGRPKRIKPTVDEELEEDEVVEAM, via the exons ATGCAGAGAACGCTCTCACTCGCGGCTGCTAAGTCTCCTTCTTCGACTTCACCTCTGTCTCTTCGTCCTCTCATGGCTAAG ttgcAGTTGCAGAGCAGGACAATTCAGAGTTTCCCGGCcttatcttcttcctcttcagtAGTTAGAATCGATAAAGCCTATAGAAATGTATGCCAGCTTCAGTTTAGAAGAGAGAGCGCAAGTTGCTTTAAGCTAGCTTGCGCACTTCCTTCGATCGGTTCCGTTAGTTATGCTGCTGCACATTGGAGCGGTTCAAGCTTGAGGTCTTTTGGAAGTAGTTACAGAACGTTTCCTGGGAGATATTTTTCTCAAGTCCCTAATACTGGGAATAAGTATAAGATCGTCAAGAAGAAGCGGAAGAAGCATGAGGTTTTGGCTTCTTCAGAAGTTGAAGCTGTGACTTTTGCTGAACCGGTTAGTAGTGGCATCAAGGTGGACTTATCAACTGCAGCTTCACCTGCTAAAAACGGTAAGAAAGTCTCTACTGTCAAACCAAAACGGCAGCCAAAGAGCAAGAAAGTCGAAGATGAATCTTCTTCAACGGTCTTGGTTTTGGAGGAGGTCTCTTTAGGAGAGAGTTTGAAGACTGTTCCCAAACCAAAACATTCTGGTTCTGGAAATCGAAAATCTTCATCTCCTAag AAGTTGGCAAAAGATCCCACTGTTGAGGAGCCCAAAAGTTCTGCTCTATCAAATTCCAAGTCAGCGGAAGGAAGCAATCCCACTGCTAGCAAAGCTAAGCAAGCCTCTCCTGTCAAAACTAAACGGCAGCCAAAGAGCATGAAAGTGGATGACAAATCTTCTTCAGCAGTACAAGTTTTGGAGGAGGTCTCTGTAGAAGAGAGTTCAAAAAGCGTTCCCAAGGCAAAACGTTCTGGTTCTGGAAATCGGAAGTCTTCATCTGCTAAG AAGGATGCGGCAAAAACTCTCATTGAGGAAGGGCCCAAAAGTTCTTCTCCATCAGCAAAAGCAAACAAATCACCAAAACAGAAGCAGGTTCCTCAAGCTCAACCCATGCAAAACAGAATAGAGCATCGAGGTCAAAATGCTTCTAAACCACTTTTTCCACCAAGTGGAAAATCTGTTATTGTCGTTGAGTCAATCACGAAAGCAAAGGTTATTCAGGGTTATCTTGGTGAAATGTACGAGGTTTTGCCAAGTTATGGTCATATCAGAGACCTGGCCTCAAGGTCTGGTTCAGTGAGGCCAGATGACGATTTTAGCATGGTTTGGGAAGTTCCATCTTCCGCCTGGACTCATATTAAGAGCATAAAGGTGGCACTAAATGG AGCTGAAAATCTGATTCTTGCATCGGATCCAGATCGTGAAGGAGAGGCCATTGCCTGGCACATCATTGAGATGTTGCAGCAGCAAGGTGCTTTACATGAGAGTATGACAGTTGCAAGGGTTGTTTTTCATGAGATAACTGAGTCAGCCATAAAAACTGCACTTCAATCCCCACGAGAAATTGATGGGGACTTGGTACACGCCTATCTCGCACGGCGTGCTCTTGATTATCTAATCGGATTCAATATTTCACCACTGCTTTGGAGGAAACTTCCGGGTTGCCCGTCAGCTGGGCGAGTCCAGTCTGCTGCTTTGGCTCTTATATGTGATAGAGAAAGTGAAATTGACGGATTTAAACCTCAGGAGTACTGGACTGTGGGGATCAAAGTGCAAGGGAAAGATAGTTCATCCACCGTTTCAGCTCACTTGACCAGTTTAAACTCAAAAAAGTTAAATCAGCTTTCTATCAGCTCTGAAGCAGATGCACAGGAGATTGAGCAAAGGATCAGATCAGAAGGTTTTCTAGTGAAGGGCATTAAGAAAAGCACTACACGGAGAAATCCACCAACTCCATATATAACATCAACGCTCCAGCAGGATGCTGCTAACAAATTGCATTTTTCATCAGCATATACCATGAAG CTTGCTCAAAAACTATACGAAGGTCTCCAACTGTCTGATGGTAAATCAGCTGGTCTTATAACATACATGCGGACAGATGGTTTACAT ATAGCTGATGAAGCTATTAAAGATATACAGTCCTTGGTAGCAGAAAG GTATGGGGAGAATTTTACATCAGATGGTCCtcgtaaatattttaaaaaggttaAGAACGCTCAGGAGGCCCATGAAGCTATTAGACCTACCAATATACGTAGATTACCTT CGACGATTGCTAGTCTGCTTGATGCGGATTCTCTAAAATTATATACCTTGATATGGTCACGAGCTATGGCATGTCAGATGGAGCCTGCTTCTGTTGTGCAG ATACAAGTTGATATTGGAAATGCCTCTGAATCCATTATCTTCAGATCGTCATGCTCAAAAGTCGATTTTCTTGGATACCAGGCAGTTTACGAG GACCCTGAAGCTAAGGCAATCAAAACCAAAGACGATGAAAAGAGTAGTGAGCGGGAGCAAACTTTTGAAACTCTCAGTTTGATGAAG GATGGGGATCTGCTACACATTGATGAAGTGGAGCTCAAGCAGCACCATACTCAGCACCCACCACGCTATTCCGAAGGGTCACTG ATTAAAAAGCTGGAGGAGCTCGGCATAGGTAGACCCTCGACGTATGCAtctatatttaaagttttacaG GACAGAAAGTACCTAACAATAAAGAGCCGAGTCCTGTACCCGGAGTTCCGTGGGAGGATG GTTTCAGCTTTTCTTACCAACTACTTCACTGAGGTCACAGACTATAGTTTTACTGCTGATATGGAGACTGAG CTTGATAACGTTTCTGGTGGCGTAACTGAATGGAAAGGTCTCCTAAGAGACTACTGGACACGATTCAGCGCGTATTGTAAACGTGTTGAAAGTGTCCAAATCCAACAG GTGGAAAAGatgttggaaaaaaaatacGAGGACTTTCTGTTTTCTTCCCTTCCCGATCCTACCAGGACTTGCCCGAG TTGTTCGGAAGGCACCTTAATTTTCAAAGTTAGCAAGTTTGGTACGGGATATTTCATCGGTTGTGATGGCTACCCTTCGTGCAA ATTCATTGCCAAAACACTTTATGGagaggatgaagatgaagatgattcTCCAAGGAATACCTGCGTAGAAGAGCCCAAATTGCTGGGTCTTCATCCCAATACCAATGAGAAG GTTATTTTAAAGTGCGGCCCCTATGGGTATTATGTACAGCTTGGTGAGGACAAGAAAGGGCACTTACCAAAACGAGCAAATGCAGCCCAT ATAAAGGATGTAAACTCTATGACACTTGAAGGTGCTCTCGAGCTATTACGCTATCCTCTGACACTG GGAACCCACCCTGAAGATGGGCAGCCTGTGACCTTGAAGCTTAGTAAATCTGGATTTACGGTTCGACATCGCCGCACAATGGCTACTGTTCCAAAG AACACTGAACCAAGTGAGGTTACTTTAGAGAGAGCAATGAAACTCTTGTCTGGCAAAAATGTGAGATTGTGTGGCAGACCTAAGAGGATCAAGCCAACAGTAGATGAGGAAttagaagaagatgaagttgtGGAGGCGATGTAA